Proteins from one Plasmodium gaboni strain SY75 chromosome Unknown, whole genome shotgun sequence genomic window:
- a CDS encoding putative EMP1-like protein: EELKQALLVDVANESYNIAKHLKYRTNEQYKVAANNALKYSFFDYKNIIEGTDLVEKDKNNGINNMLNKIFGKNGDITQERKKWWNKNKDCVRQAMLCGYHKCHTDSSIPPSEQLLPDDNDTSQYLYWIQEWYEDFCSKRKEIGQKVEKVCKDDERNYECNKCIEECKNYKEFLYIKKGEWKNQEKYYNNNYKSSQNPKTLQEYLKSQNTNFEGCDSTQNKSDLDNVFTKTYGDKESLCGCKKYDNIYSSHSGNQNCQGLLGNNETKWKDNKTADNKGIIHFRKLPENMYVSARRQVLCINGIDKIQIDGKSMDDKKEILRKHLLELAVSEGYNIGKYYKEKEKTNDTNSSKYSYSVKECNALKYSFYDFRNIVIGKDYLELREDQNKNATDT; the protein is encoded by the coding sequence CAaaacatttaaaatatagaaCTAACGAACAATATAAGGTAGCAGCAAATAATGCTTTGAAATATAGTTTTTTcgattataaaaatatcattGAAGGCACCGATTTGGTAGAAAaggataaaaataatggaataaataatatgctaaataaaatttttgGAAAAAATGGAGATATTACTCAAGAACGAAAAAAATGGTGGaacaaaaataaagatTGTGTTCGTCAAGCAATGTTGTGCGGATATCACAAATGCCATACAGATAGTAGTATTCCTCCAAGCGAACAATTATTACCAGATGATAATGATACATCACAATATTTGTATTGGATACAAGAATGGTATGAAGATTTTTGCAgtaaaagaaaagaaatagGTCAAAAAGTTGAAAAAGTATGCAAGGATGATGAAAGAAATTATGAATGTAATAAATGTATAGAAGAAtgtaaaaattataaagaatttttatatattaaaaaaggTGAATGGAAAAATCAAGAAAagtattataataataattataagaGTAGTCAAAACCCTAAAACTCTTCaagaatatttaaaatCCCAAAATACTAATTTTGAAGGATGCGACAGTACACAGAACAAATCCGATTTAGATAATGTATTTACTAAAACATATGGAGATAAGGAATCGTTGTGTGgatgtaaaaaatatgataatatatatagcAGTCATTCTGGAAATCAAAATTGTCAAGGTCTTTTAGGAAATAATGAAACAAAATGGaaagataataaaacaGCAGATAATAAAGGTATAATTCATTTCAGGAAATTGCCTGAAAATATGTACGTTTCTGCAAGAAGACAAGTTCTTTGCATAAATGGTATAGATAAGATACAAATTGATGGGAAATCTATGgatgataaaaaagaaattttaAGGAAACATCTTCTGGAACTTGCAGTTTCCGAAGGATATAATATaggaaaatattataaagaaaaagaaaaaacaaatgatACCAATTCCTCTAAATATTCTTATAGTGTAAAAGAGTGTAATGCACTTAAATATAGTTTTTACGATTTTAGAAATATAGTTATAGGGAAAGATTATTTAGAATTAAGAGAAgatcaaaataaaaatgcTACGGATAC